The nucleotide sequence ATCTGGGGACTGCCGCCGCGATCGGAAGTAAACACCAGGCTTTTGCCGTCCGGCGACCAGGCCGGCTCGGTGTCGATGGCGAAACTCCGGGTCAGACGCGTGAGCCGGCGAGAAGTCAGGTCGGCAACATAAATGTCCGGACTGCCGTCCTTGGACAGGGTGAGCGCCAACCGACCGCCGTCGGGCGACCAGGTGGGCGCGCCGTTGATTCCGGAAAATTCAGCCACTTTCTCGCGTTCCCCGGTGGCCAGGGTTTGAATGTAAACCGCCGAGCTCCGACGCTCGAAAGAAACATAGGCGAGCCGCTTGCCGTCCGGCGACCAGGCCGGCGACATCAGCGGCTCCGGCGAAACCACCACGGTCCGGGGACGATAGCCGTCGGCGTCGGCGATCTGGAGTTTATAGATCCGGCGGCCGTTTTGTTCCGCCACCGTAATATAAGCGATGCGGGTGGCGAATGCACCCGGCTCACCGGTGATCTTCTCGTAAATGAGATCGCTGATGCGGTGAACGGTGCGGCGCAGATCCCGCGTCCGCGCCGGCAGGCGGTAGGCGGCGAGCGCCTTGCCCCGATACACGTCGAACAGGTGGAACTGCACTTCGAACTGATCGGCGCCGCTTTGCCGCAGTCCGCCGATGACCAAATAATCCTGTCCCAACGCCCGCCACGCGGGCCATTGAATATTCTCGGGCCGGCTGGGGCGGGTGAGCATGTCGTCTTCGGGCAGGGGTTCGAAGCGACCGCTGCGAGCCAGATCGGCCTGAATGATTCCGGCCGCGTCCAAGGGCCGCCGCTCCGGCCCGCTCCAACCGAAAGGCACCACGGCAATGGGAAGGGCCCCCTCCACGCCCCGGGTGATTTCGATGGTCAACTCGGCGCGAGCGCCGGATAACCAGCCGACCCAAAGCATCGGAATCAATAGGATGGGGAGCGTGAGGCGATAAATCCGCGGGACAGAAAACATGACCATCATCATCCTTCGGGATCAAACTTGAAATTGAACTCTCGAAACGTTTCGAACACTGCCGGATCGTCCGAAACCGGCAAGGGAGAGGCCTTTCGCACAGCCACCTCGGCGCTGCGATCGAAAGCGGCGTTGCCGCTGGATCGAACCACCCGGGCCTCGACCACCTCGCCGCCGGGAATCAGCCGCACGTGGATTGTACAAGATAAGCCGGTGTGGTACGACGCCGGCCGGAGCCAGTAACTTTCCACTCTTTGCTGGATTCGGTAGCTAGCTTCGTTCACCGCCGCCTGTATCTCTTGCTGCTTTCTCGCCGCTTCCGCCTTCTTTCGGGCTGCTTCGGCCTTGCGGCGGGCGGCCTCCTCGGCCTTGCGGCGAGCGGCTTCTTCCGCCTTCCGTTTGCGTTCGGCTTCGCGACGCTTTTTTTCTTCTTCCAAGCGTTTGCGCTCCGCCTCTTGGCGCTCCCGTTCCAACTTGGCCAGACGCGCCTTTTCCGCCTGCTCGCGCTTTTTCCTCTCCGCTTGGCGCCGGGCTTCTTCTTCGGCCTTTTGGCGACGCGCCTCGGCCAGGGTCTGGAGTCGCTTTTTCTCTTCCTGTTGTTGGCGCTTCAACGCCGCCAGGCGACGTTCCTCGGCCCGGCGTTGGCGTTCGAGTTTTTCCCGCGCCGCCTGAGCCGCCCGGCGCTCGGCCGCTTCCCGGGCTTCGAGGCGTTGCATTTCCGCCTCCACCTGGGCTTGGTCCACGGCCGTGGCGTGAATGATTTCCCGGGGTTGGGGGGGTGTCGGGGACGGTGTGGATGAAGCGTCCCAGCGGAAAAGCAACAAGCCCAGCAGGACAAGATGCATCGCCAGTGAAGCAAAAAAGGGAACCCCCCAGAGCGAAGGGCGATTTGGCGCCGAGATTCGATCGGTCATGGCTGCATCGGCCGGGTCAGCAGTCCCACTTGTTCCACGCCCGCCTCCTGCAGCGCCGCCATTACCCGAACCACGCGCCCGTAAGGCACCTGGTCGTCGCCGGCCACCAACACTCGGGTCTCCGGTTTAAGACGCAATTCAGCGGCGACCCTGGCCAATAGGGTCTTATATTCCACCGCTTCGCGATCGCGCCCCGAGGCCACGTAAAACTGGCCGTCACCGGCGACGGTGACGATCAAAGGCGGCGTATCCTCGGTCGCCACGGGTTTGGCCTCGGCTTGCGGCAGGTTCACGTCCACCCCGCTTTGCAGCAAGGGGGCGGTGACCATGAAAATGATCAACAGCACCAAGGTGACGTCGATGTAAGGCACCACGTTGATCTCGGCCATGGGCCGTCGACGGGGTCTCTCTCTTGTCATCGGGAGCTTCTTAATCCTTTATATTCGTCCACGGTTAAACGCGCCTTTGCGAGTCACTTTTCCAAAGCCCGCTGCTGCAGCAGGCACAAAAATTCCTCGGCGAAATGCTCGTAGCGCCGTCCCAGTCGATCGATGCGATTGGTATAGCGGTTATAGGCGATCACCGCCGGAATGGCGGCGAACAGCCCCATGGCGGTGGCGATCAGGGCTTCGGCGATACCCGGCGCCACCAGGGACAAGGTGGCTTGTTGGACATTCGCCAAGGCACGGAAGGAATTCATGATCCCCCACACGGTGCCGAACAGGCCCACGTAAGGACTGGTGGAGCCCACCGTGGCCAGAAACGGCAAGCGTTCATCCAGCGCTTCCAGAGCCCGTCCAACGCCCACCCGCATGGCCCGTTCGACGTTTTCGGACAACAAGGCGGGAGGCGCCTCACGCTTGAACAGGCGGACGAACTCCCGGTAACCGCTGAGGAACACCGTCTCCAGTCCGCGGGGTTCGGCTTTGACCAGCTGTTTGTACAACTCGGCCAAATCGATGCCCGACCAGAAGCGGCCTTCGAACACTTCGGCCTCGGTCTCGGCGCGTTTGAGCTCGCGGGATTTTTGAAAAATCACCGCCCAGGAAAATACGGAGGCGGCGAGCAGCAAAGTCATCACCGCTTGCACCAGCAGACTGGCGTTGAGGATCAAATCGAGCAGGGATTCATTCATGGCAAGGCAATGCTTTCCTTAAATTTTCAGGCATGGGCCGCGGCCGGAAGGCTCCGGCATCCAAGCAGGCGATGCGCACCCGGCCCTCGCACAACACCGCCTCGTCATTGCGCACCGTCTGGAAAAAATCCAGGCTGGCGCGCCGATAATCGGTCAATTTACAGCTCACCTCGAGCAGGTCGTTGAAGCGGGCCGGACGCAGATACTCGGCCTCGATGGATCGAACCGCGAACAGCACGCCTTCCCGCGCTCTGAGCTCATCCTGCTCGAAGCCCAGGGCGCGCAGGAATTCGGTCCGCGCCCGTTCGAAAAACTTCAGATAATTGGCGTAATAGACCACGCCGCCGGCGTCGGTGTCCTCGTAATAAACCCGTACCGGCCAGGTAAACGGCTTCATGACCCTTCGCGTTTTCGCAATTGCAATCCTTTCGCCACGGCGCAATGCATGGTGGCTAAATTTTCCTCCAAGGAACCGTCCCGATGAAACAAGCTCTGAGTACCGGCCACCAACACGTCCGCGCCGGCGCCCACCAAGTCCGGAATGTTGGCGAACGATACCCGCCCGTCGATCTCGATGGCCACCTCGTCGAAACCGCGCTCGTCCAGGAACTTGCGGCATTCGGCCACCCGCTGCCGGGCGTAGGGAACCTGGGTCACCCCCGGATGACCGGCGAAACCCGGATTGATCAACATCAACAGCACGTAATCGATGCGATCCAGGCAATACTCCAACACCCTGAGCGGCGTGGCCGGCTTGAGCGCGATGCCGGAACAAATACCGCTCCCGTGCAGCTTTTCCAGGAGGCGGTCCACATGTCCGGCCGATTCGTAATGGAAACACAGCCGTTCCACCCCGATATCGATCATTTCATCAATGAAAAAGTCGTGTTCGGTCACCATCAAGTGGACGTCGAACGGCAGATCCGTGCGGGGCTTGAGTTGACGCACCGCCTCGATCCCCAAGGGCATACTGGGACTGAAATGGCCGTCGATCAGATCCACATGGAGAAAGTCCACGTTGAGCGTATCCAAGGCCTTCACCTCCCGCGCCAGCCGGCATTGATCGACGCAAATGAGAGAAGGTGCGAGGGCGACGGCGGTATCTTGCTCAGTCAAACAAATTTTCATTGGCGCCACCGGGAGGGTTGAGTCCGAAGTGGAGATAGGCTTGCGGAGTTGCCGTCCGACCGCGCGGCGTCCGCATCATGAATCCTTGCTGGATGAGATAAGGCTCGAGCACGTCCTCGATGGTGCCGCGCTCTTCGCCGATCGCGGCGGCCAGGCTGTCCAATCCCACCGGTCCGCCGCCGAATTTCTCGATCAAGGTGATGAGCAGCTGCCGATCGAGCTGGTCGAAGCCGTTGGGGTCCACCTTGAGCATCTCCAACGCGCCGGCGGCGATGGGCTGAGTCACCCGCCCGTTGCCCTTGACCTGGGCGTAGTCGCGTACCCGCCGGAGCAGGCGATTGGCGATTCGGGGCGTGCCGCGCGCGCGGCGGGCGATCTCCCGAGCGCCGTCGGACTCGATCTCCAGGCCCAAGATCCGCGCCGAGCGGGTGACGATGCGGGCCAAATCGCCCGCCGAATAAAACTCCAGCCGGTGAACGATGCCGAAACGGTCGCGCAGGGGGGAAGTCAAAAGACCGGCGCGGGTGGTGGCCCCCACCAGGGTGAAAGACGGCAAATCCAGTTTGATGGAACGGGCCGCCGGCCCCTCGCCGATGACGATGTCGAGCTGGAAATCCTCCATCGCCGGATACAGCACTTCCTCCACCACCGGACTCAAGCGGTGGATCTCGTCGATGAACAATACGTCGTGACGTTCCAGGTTGGTCAGAATCGCGGCCAGATCCCCGGGCTTTTCCAGCACCGGCCCGGAGGTCTGGCGCAGATTGACCCCCATCTCGTGGGCGATGATATGGGCCAGGGTCGTCTTCCCCAATCCGGGCGGGCCGAAAATCAGCACGTGATCGAGGGATTCCCCCCGCCCCCGGGCCGCCTCGATGAAGATGGAGAATTGTTCCTTGAGCTGCGGCTGGCCGATGTAGTCGGCCAGGCTGCGAGGACGGATCGCCCGGTCCAGGGCCTCCTCTTCGCTGAGCTGGACGGGGCCGACGACGCGGTCTTCGATCATTGCGCCCCCGCGCTTTGCAGGGCCAGGCGGATCAATTCCTCCACCGAATCGGCGCGATCCGCGACCCGTTTAAGCAACCGCTGGGCTTCCTGCGGCTTGTAGCCGAGCGCGGTCAAGGCATCGAACGCCTCGCGCGCCGGATCGGCGGCCGCCCCCACCGGCAGCGCTGCAGCGGAGGTGGACTGCGGCAGACGATCGCGCAACTCGACGATCAAACGTTCGGCGGTCTTTTTGCCGATCCCCGGCAAGCGTTGAAGACTCAAGGCATCGCCTTGGCTAACGCAGCGCTGGAACTCATCGGTGCTGAGACCGGAAAGGATCGCCAGCGCCAAGCGCGCCCCTACTCCGTTGACTCGGATCAACGAGCGAAACAGGACCCGCTCGGATTCGGTGGCGAAACCGAACAAAACGTGGGCATCCTCGCGCACCGCTAGATGGGTGAAGAGGGTCACTTCTCCGCCCGTTTCGGGCAATTGGTAGAAGGTGGACATGGGCGCGTCCACCTCGTATCCCACACCATTCACATCGATCAACAGCGACGGCGGTTGTTTGGCAGCCAGGGTACCGCGCAGAAAGCCGATCATGCCACGCTCACGGCATAGCGTTGCCGGGTTTGCTGGTAATGGGCATGGCACATGGCCACCGCCAGGGCGTCGCTGGCGTCCAAAGGAAGCTCGGCGTGAAAATTGAGAAGCATTTTAACCATATGCTGCACCTGCAACTTGTCGGCCCCTCCCTTGCCCACCAACGCCTGTTTGACTTGGCGGGTGGCGTACTCGTAAATCGAGAGGTCCCGTGCCAATCCGGCGCAAATGGCCGCGCCCCGCGCCTGCCCCAGTTTAAGGGCGGAATCGGCGTTTTTGTGCACGAACACCTGTTCGATCGCCATCGCTTCGGGCCGGTACTCGCCGACCACTTCCAGCACACCGTCGTAGACGATTTTAAGGCGACTGGGAAAGTCGTCGGCCACACTTCGGACGCATCCTGCCGCCACCAGCCGCATTCGCGATCCTTCCACATCCACCACCCCGAAACCGGTAATCCGCGAGCCGGGGTCAATCCCTAAGATTCTGGGCACCATTCCCAACCATTGGGCTCGTTATTCGATCGCCGCCAGCACTTCTTCGCTGATGTCGGCGTTGGAGTATACCTGCTGGACGTCGTCCAGATCCTCCAACCGCTCCAGCAAGCGTACCATTTTCTCCGCCTCGCGGGCTTCCAACGCCACCGACGTGCTGGCGCGCATGGTGACCTCGGCCGTTTCCGGCGCCTGGCCGGCATCGATCAATACCTGCTTGGCGGTCTCGAAATTTTCCGGCGGAGTCAGCACCTCGATGCTACCGTCCTCGCCCGTAATCACGTCGTCGGCACCGGCTTCCAAGGCCGCCTCGGTGATCGCATCCTCGTCGCTGCCGGGCGGATACGTGAACATGGCCGTATGAGTGAACAGATAGGCCACCGAGCCATCGGTGCCGAGATTGCCGCCGGCCTTGCTGAACGCATGCCGAACCTCGGCGACGGTACGATTGCGGTTATCGGTGAGGCAATCCACCATCACCGCTATCCCGCCGGGACCGTAACCCTCGTAACGGACCGCCTCGAAATCGTTCCCGTCCTGGCCGCCGGAACCCTTGGTGATGGCCCGCTGAACGGTGTCCTTGGGCATGTTTTGGGAAAGCGCTTTGTCAATCGCCGCTCGCAGACGCGGGTTGGTGGAAGGGTCGTCTCCTCCCAACCGGGTCGCGACGGTGATTTCCCGAATCAGTTTGGTGAAGATCTTACCGCGCTTGGCATCCTGCGCGTTTTTACGATGACGAATGTTCGCCCATTTACTGTGTCCTGCCATAGCCTCTTTTAAATCAATAACAACGAATCTGGGTTTTTCTATTATACAGGTGGGAACCCCCCTCATCACGCCGGCAAATAGTGCGATATTCGCCCGGGATTTAGCCTGCCCGACCCAATAGCGCGGTATCGGTTAACCTTTTTTCTGTCCGATAGCCATCGGAATATCCATTTCCTCCCAAGGTCGCGGAATCTTAACGGCATCACCCTGAGCATAATCCACTCCGAGCTCTTGTAACACTTCAAGAATCGATTCACTGTCCGCGCACTGCCCCACCGTCTGAATACCCATCGCATGAGCGGCTTGGTTGATCGCTTCGGCGACGGCCTGTTTGGTCGGGTCTTCAGCCAGGTTTTGGATAAAACTGCCATCCAATTTCAAAAAATCCACCGTCAACGTTTTCAGATGGTCGAAGGAGGCGATGACACTGTTGAAATTCTTGATGATGAATAAGCAACCAAGCGCTTTGAGCTCCTGGATGGATTGCCGGGCTTGATTCAGATGGGTGAGTGTGGCGGATTCGACGATTTCGAAACACAACGCAGGGGCGGGGGCTCCGTGCACAGTGAGCAATTGCCGAACAAATTCAATGAAGTGGTCTTCGGTCAACGACGCAATGGATAGATTGACCGCATAGACGGGCAAACTGTCCGGCGCGGTCTGGCGATGCTTTTCCGCGATGTGGGCGACGACTTTGCGCAGCACCCAACGGTCGATGGCCGGCACCAGATGATAGCGCTCCGCCACCGGCATAAATGCCCCGGGATCGACCAGGCTGCCGTCTTTCTCCACTAAGCGAAGCAGAATTTCATAGTGCGGTCGACCAGTCGCCCGAGCAAGGCGGCTGACGGGTTGATAATAAAGGCGGAAGCGATCTTCATCCATGGTCCGGGTAAGACGCGCCACCCACTCTCTCTGGGCTCGCTGCTCGGCAATTCCGGCATCATGCGGTTTGAACACATGCACGCGGCTGCGCCCTTTTTCCTTGGCCATATAGCAAGCTGCATCGGCGGCGCTGAGAATGGAAGCAATATCGCCGTTTCTCAGCGCCGCCACCCCGATGCTTACACCTACCGGAAAGGTCTTGTCTTCCCAGGTGAAATGGAAGTTCCGCACGATTTCGCAAAGCTCGATGGCAAGACTCCGGGCTTGGTCGAGCGAACAGTGTTCGAGCAGCAAGGCAAACTCGTCCCCTCCCAATCGTGCCAACGTATCACGCTGACGCAGCTTGGACTGAAGTAGGGCACTGAGCGAGCGCAGCAACTCATCGCCGGCGGCATGACCGCAGGCATCGTTGACGTACTTGAATTGATCCAGATCGAGATAGCACAGCGCATGCTCGGAGGGGGCTTCACGCGTACTATCCAGCACTCTGGCCATGCGCCGCTCGAGCTCCGTGCGGTTGACGAGGCCGGTAAGAGGATCATGGGAAGCCTGATAGGAAAGCTGTTGAGTTAAAGCCTGAAACTCGGTCGCGTCCCGGAGCAGGAGCACCGCCCCGGTGATCCTCCCTTCCACCAGGACCGGATAGGAGGAACATTCGGCATGAAAAGAACTACCGTCCTTGCGCTGGAGCCGGTGCGTGGATCGATGCCCCCTCTGGGAGAAGAAGTCATAGCCCGCCCCCGCCTCCGCGGGGCACGTCTCCTTGTTGGCGTCACGATAAATTTTTTGGGCGATGTCCTGCCCCAAAAACTCTTCCCGTGTATAGCCCAGCATGTCGAGAGCAGCCTCATTGATGAAGGTACAAGCACCTTCGGTATCGAGCCCCAAAATACCTTCTCCGACTGAATCCAACAATAAGCGGAAGCGGGCTTCACTCTGGCGCAACGCGGTTTCCACCCGCCTGCGCTCGTAAAGTTCACGATCCAGGTTGGTATTGGCGGCTTTTAGAATTTCACTCTGTTTTTCCAACTGGGTCGTGCGCTGGGCCACCAAATCCTCGAGGCGCCGGCGGTAATATTCCAACTCTTGTTCGGTTTCCTTGTCTTCCGTGATATCCACGAGAACGCCTTGTAAAAAAAGCGGCAGGTCCGCTTCGTCGCACACCACATTCCCTTCGTCCAGAAACCAGCGCGCCCGTCCATCCCGCGTCAAGAGCCGGTATTCGCGGCGCAGCGCAACATGCTGCTCACAGGTTTTGGCGTAGGCTTCGATCACGCGCTCGCGGTCGTCCGGATGAATCCGATTGAGCAGCCCGTCCGGCTCGTCGAACCATTTTTCAAAGGGGAATCCCAACTGTTGAATCTGGGGATTGATGTACAGTAGTTTTCCCGGCGTCTCGAGCGAAGCGATATAAGTGATGGCCGGAATTTGCTCCACCAAAGTACGATACTTGGCTTCGGCCTCGCGTAGCCGTTTCTCGGCCGCCACCTTTTCCTGGATAATTCGCTGTTCGCGCAGCATCCGAATGACAGCGGCCGGAAGCCACTGCAGGAACGCCTGCTCCGCATCCTTGACCAAATAATCGCGCGCGCCGCGCTTCAGTGCTTCCACCGCGACCTGGGCACTGTCCGTACCGGTCAACATCACCACGGGTATCGGCAGCTCACCGTTTTCCTCGACAAGCTCGGCGAGAAATTCCACGCCGCTAAAATCCGGCAAACGGTGGTCGAGCACGATGCAATCGAGCCGCTCGTTACGGGCGAGTTCGAGCCCCTGCCTGCCGGTTTCGGCCTCCAGAATCACATACTGGTTAGTTGCGTCTTGTGCCAGAGCTCGCCGGCAGGCCAGGCGGTCGACTCGATCGTCGTCCACCAGCAGCAAGCGGATGATCGGAATGTTGGACATGGCGTTCACTCCGGTAATTCACTGAGGGTCCAGTAAACATCGATGGTGCGTATCGTCTCGACAAATTGTCCATAGTCCACGGGCTTGCGCATATAGCCGGCCACCCCGAGATCAAAACTTTCTACTTTGTCTTCCTGCTCCTCGGATGTGGTGAGCACAACGACCGGAAGATACCTTAACTCCGGGTCCGCTTTGATCGCGCGCAAAAATTCGATGCCATTCATGATGGGCATGTTGAGATCGAGCAAGAGAATACAGGGTCGCTCCTTGCTTGGATCGCTTAGATAAACGAGCGCCTCCTCACCGTGCTCCACATGCGCCAGGGGATTGCCCACGTGCAATTCCTTGAGAGCGCGCCGGACAGTCATGGCATCCACTTGATCGTCTTCGATTAACAGAATGGGTTTGGTTTTCAATCGCATGATCACTTTTGTTTTGGGAGTGTTTCGGGGATTCTTTTCGGCAAGGTAAAGAAAAAGGTGGTGCCTTGACCGACAGCGGATTCGACCCAAACACGGCCTTCGAATTGTTCGGCGATCTTCTTGACAATCGCAAGCCCCACACCTGTACTCTCCACCCGATCTCGCGGATTCAAGGTCTGGAATAGATGGAAAATGCGGTCGAAATGACGCGACTCGATCCCCGGGCCGTTGTCCGCCACGCTGAACCGCCAACTTTCGCCTTGGTCGGCCCAATCAATTCGAATCCGTCCCCGGGGCTTGTCCATGAAGCGGAGCGCATTGGCGATGAGGTTCTGGAACAACTGTTGGATTCGGATCTTTTCCGCCCGGATCGTCGGCATATCGGCGGCGACGGTGACAGTGACGTGGGCGGGCGGCGCCAGCGAATCGATCACTTCGTGCACCAATTCGTTGAGATCGACCGCGACCTGCGCTTCATGGATTCGTCCGATGCGAGAATACCGCAATACGCCGTCGATCAGGGCATCCATGCGCCGTACCCTTTGGATGAGCAAACGCAGATGCTCCTGCCCTTCGGCGTCGAGACGTTCTTTCTGATCGGTAGCGATCCAGTCGGCCAGCGAGCCGATGGCGCGCAAGGGTGCCTTGAGATCATGGGAAACCACATGAGCGAAGTTCTTGAGCTCTTCGTTGGCGATTTCCAAATCGTGGATCAAGTGTGCCTGCTCGCGTGCCTTTTCCGCCTCCAACCGTTTGCGCTCAGTGACATCATACACCGTCGCCAGTACCAAACCGCTATCCATGGGGCTGAGACTCACGTCCGCAGCGAACTCGTTTCCGTCTTTGCGCAAGCCATAAATATCGAGCCCGGCGCCCATGGTGCGGCTTTTGGGTCGCACGGCGAATTCGGCACGCCTTGCGCTATGGGTTGCGCGAAATCGCCGGGGAATCATGTCTTCGAGCGTGAGCTCCAAGAATTCATCCAAGGTATAACCGAACAATCGTTCGGCGGCGGGATTGGCAAACAGAAGTCTACCGTCGGGAGCGACGAGAAGCATCGCATCCGCGGCGATTTCCAGTAACTCGCGGAGACTTTTCTTCTCCAAGATAGCCAGTGCGGCTCGTCGTGACGGCAGTTTTATTCCTCCATTTCCTCGGTATTTTCATCGACCCTTCCAAGGAGCCAATAAGTGATCCCGAGCGCCAACACCACTACCCCGGTCGCGGCCACGAATGGCCAATCGATGATTTTGAAATCCAGCACGATCACTTTCCGGGAAACGGCCATCAACGCGGTCGCCACCACCAAGCGAACCGGGATCACATCGGTGCGCAAATAAAGCGTAATGTTGATAAAAATCTCGATCGCGATCAATACCGCAAGAAAAGCGCCGAACACGGCAAAAATATCACTGACCTCAAGCAGAAAAAGCGGCGGCTTCGACAATCTTTGATAAAGGGTCCAAAGCACATCGAAAACACTCAGGATAATCAACCCGGTCATCAATATCGCCAGTACTCGAACCGCCCCCAGAATCGTCTTGTGCAGCACTCGAATCAATGGATCTTCGTGCTCGGTGGGCAATTCCTCGTACCGACGCCGTTTCGTCCATTCCTGTTGAAAATGGCGGGACATGGTATCGAGAATCTGCTGCTGGCCACGCACGGTCTCCTCTTCGGTCGCCGGCTTTCCTTCAACCAAAGAAGCAAACTCCCGATCGGACAGCCTCTTGAATGCCATACCGAAATCCTCGAACTCGCGCGTGTCGATGGGAACTTTTTCGATTACCCGAACGCCGACGTGGCGGGAATCCTTTTTGATCCGCTTGAAGGTCTCTTCCACCGCTTCTCTGGAACCTTCCAAGGTCTGCAAGAACATCTTATTGCCGTAGAATAAAATGCCGGTCACGCCGCAAGCGCCATTGTTGGCGCGACTGACCGTCAGCAACCCATCCAACTCCTGATCACTGAAGGATTGCCGCGCCTGGCTGATGTAACTGAGCCTTATCATTATTCCCCTCCTCCGAGCGGATCACCTCAACCCTTGACCCCGTTTCTCGGCAGTATACCATCCAGCCAATCGACAAGAGCAGGAAGCACAAACGTGAGGCACAGTGCTAGTCGCGTTGATGACGGCGCCCGCGTCCGGCTGATTTACGCGATCGCCCCGAGCGTAATCGAGAATCCCGCCGACCGTTATTTTTCAGCTTATGATGTTTTCCCGCCTGCTGAGCCCGGGCGACCGAGGCGGCGGCGTGGGCATCCTCCCGAGCCGCCTCCCGTTCGAGCAATTCGAGTTCGGCGAGCACCGCCGCCGGCGCCACATCCAATAGCCGCTCTCCATCCAGACCGAGGATATCGATCCGATCTCTGAGCTCGGGACCCAAAGGCAAACTCAAGTCGGTCCCCACGCCGTCATTCGGCAGGCAACCCCACCTTGCTCGCACATAGGACTGAATCAAGGCGCCAATCTGCTCCGCCTTTCGTTTCGACATATCTTGAATCAACATTTACCAGGATTTTGCACGCCCGAGGTGTATCTCCCTGCGAAGCGGGTGCCCCTTTTCGCATCGAACAAGAACAGGGAGCAACTCACGAATATATGGTTGGGGCCCAAACTCGCGTCGATGATAGTATGAGACAAGGACTAACGTATAAAATTGAACGTATCAATTTGAGCTTACGCGGATACTCTCCCCATCGGAGGATTTGCCATGTTACAGCGATTTTATTCACTCGCCGTCTTGACTCTGTCGCTTCTGATTGCGCTTCCCTTATCGGCGGCCGACCTGACCCGCAATCAGGTGGTGGCGCTTTTAGAGAAAGCCACCCCGGACCGACCCGCCGATCTCAGGCGCAAGGATCTCAAGCGCGTGGACTTGTCCGGATTGGACCTTCGCCACGCTGATTTATGGGGCGCCGACTTGCGCTACGCCAATCTCAGCCGCGCCAACCTCGCCGGGCAAAATCTGGATCTGACCATTATGCGCGGCACCGACTTGTCTCACGCCAATTTGGAAAACGCGAGTATTTTCGGCGTAACCATGATCGGCGCCAATCTTACCGGCGTCAACCTTAGAAACAGCCGGGTCATGGCCACTTTGGACCGGGCCAAGCTGGTGGGCGCCGACATCGAAGGTTCGTTTTGGGGCGCCGACATGAAAAACCAGAGCATGGGGCTGATGCGCGCCAGCTGCAACAACGCCGATTTCACCGATGCCAATCTGAAAAACGCCGACTTCAATCGGGTCCTGCTGCGTTTCGCCAGGCTGAAAAACGCAAATATGGAGGGCATCGACCTGTTCCGTGCCGATTTGTCGGGCGCCAACCTCGCGGGAGCCAAGCTGAACAACGCCGATCTGCGCAAGGCCAAGCTGAAACAGGCCGATTTCACCGGCGCCGAGGTAGAAGGGGCGAAATTCGAAGAAGCTGAAGGCCTTTCCTCCACCCGGGGGCTTGAACATTAAACGAAGATGGCGTTTCACCCATGTCAGAGCTGAAAAAATGGGCCGGTATTATCTGTCAACAAGATCTCCCCATTTTCCGTTACACCAT is from Methylohalobius crimeensis 10Ki and encodes:
- the tolB gene encoding Tol-Pal system beta propeller repeat protein TolB encodes the protein MLWVGWLSGARAELTIEITRGVEGALPIAVVPFGWSGPERRPLDAAGIIQADLARSGRFEPLPEDDMLTRPSRPENIQWPAWRALGQDYLVIGGLRQSGADQFEVQFHLFDVYRGKALAAYRLPARTRDLRRTVHRISDLIYEKITGEPGAFATRIAYITVAEQNGRRIYKLQIADADGYRPRTVVVSPEPLMSPAWSPDGKRLAYVSFERRSSAVYIQTLATGEREKVAEFSGINGAPTWSPDGGRLALTLSKDGSPDIYVADLTSRRLTRLTRSFAIDTEPAWSPDGKSLVFTSDRGGSPQIYTISAAGGNPRRLTFEGNYNARATFSPDGRRLALVHGGNGYRIAVLDLEEGGMSVLTPGPLDESPSFAPNGRMILYATQAGGRGQLAAVSVDGRVRQRLKTEEGDVREPAWSPF
- the tolA gene encoding cell envelope integrity protein TolA, which encodes MTDRISAPNRPSLWGVPFFASLAMHLVLLGLLLFRWDASSTPSPTPPQPREIIHATAVDQAQVEAEMQRLEAREAAERRAAQAAREKLERQRRAEERRLAALKRQQQEEKKRLQTLAEARRQKAEEEARRQAERKKREQAEKARLAKLERERQEAERKRLEEEKKRREAERKRKAEEAARRKAEEAARRKAEAARKKAEAARKQQEIQAAVNEASYRIQQRVESYWLRPASYHTGLSCTIHVRLIPGGEVVEARVVRSSGNAAFDRSAEVAVRKASPLPVSDDPAVFETFREFNFKFDPEG
- the tolR gene encoding protein TolR, giving the protein MTRERPRRRPMAEINVVPYIDVTLVLLIIFMVTAPLLQSGVDVNLPQAEAKPVATEDTPPLIVTVAGDGQFYVASGRDREAVEYKTLLARVAAELRLKPETRVLVAGDDQVPYGRVVRVMAALQEAGVEQVGLLTRPMQP
- the tolQ gene encoding protein TolQ gives rise to the protein MNESLLDLILNASLLVQAVMTLLLAASVFSWAVIFQKSRELKRAETEAEVFEGRFWSGIDLAELYKQLVKAEPRGLETVFLSGYREFVRLFKREAPPALLSENVERAMRVGVGRALEALDERLPFLATVGSTSPYVGLFGTVWGIMNSFRALANVQQATLSLVAPGIAEALIATAMGLFAAIPAVIAYNRYTNRIDRLGRRYEHFAEEFLCLLQQRALEK
- the ybgC gene encoding tol-pal system-associated acyl-CoA thioesterase; translation: MKPFTWPVRVYYEDTDAGGVVYYANYLKFFERARTEFLRALGFEQDELRAREGVLFAVRSIEAEYLRPARFNDLLEVSCKLTDYRRASLDFFQTVRNDEAVLCEGRVRIACLDAGAFRPRPMPENLRKALPCHE
- a CDS encoding ribulose-phosphate 3-epimerase gives rise to the protein MTEQDTAVALAPSLICVDQCRLAREVKALDTLNVDFLHVDLIDGHFSPSMPLGIEAVRQLKPRTDLPFDVHLMVTEHDFFIDEMIDIGVERLCFHYESAGHVDRLLEKLHGSGICSGIALKPATPLRVLEYCLDRIDYVLLMLINPGFAGHPGVTQVPYARQRVAECRKFLDERGFDEVAIEIDGRVSFANIPDLVGAGADVLVAGTQSLFHRDGSLEENLATMHCAVAKGLQLRKREGS
- the ruvB gene encoding Holliday junction branch migration DNA helicase RuvB, with the translated sequence MIEDRVVGPVQLSEEEALDRAIRPRSLADYIGQPQLKEQFSIFIEAARGRGESLDHVLIFGPPGLGKTTLAHIIAHEMGVNLRQTSGPVLEKPGDLAAILTNLERHDVLFIDEIHRLSPVVEEVLYPAMEDFQLDIVIGEGPAARSIKLDLPSFTLVGATTRAGLLTSPLRDRFGIVHRLEFYSAGDLARIVTRSARILGLEIESDGAREIARRARGTPRIANRLLRRVRDYAQVKGNGRVTQPIAAGALEMLKVDPNGFDQLDRQLLITLIEKFGGGPVGLDSLAAAIGEERGTIEDVLEPYLIQQGFMMRTPRGRTATPQAYLHFGLNPPGGANENLFD